The following are from one region of the Alicyclobacillus fastidiosus genome:
- the hslV gene encoding ATP-dependent protease subunit HslV: MDQSMHATTIFAVLNEGKGAMAGDGQVTLGNSMIMKQGARKVRRLYHGKVVAGFAGSVADAFTLFEMFEKRLEEYQGNLQRAAVELAKEWRSDKVLHKLEAMLIVMNEDDLFIVSGGGEVIQPDDGICAIGSGGAFALSAGRALARNTELPAAEIAQKALQIASEICVFTNDHIIVETVG, from the coding sequence GTGGACCAATCCATGCATGCCACCACGATTTTTGCTGTACTGAATGAAGGCAAGGGGGCCATGGCAGGCGACGGCCAGGTGACACTTGGCAACAGCATGATTATGAAACAAGGGGCGCGAAAGGTTCGCCGACTCTATCACGGCAAAGTAGTCGCTGGTTTCGCCGGTTCTGTCGCAGATGCGTTCACGCTGTTTGAGATGTTCGAAAAGCGGCTGGAGGAGTACCAGGGCAATCTTCAGCGCGCCGCTGTGGAATTGGCGAAGGAATGGCGCTCCGACAAGGTGTTACACAAGCTGGAAGCGATGCTCATCGTGATGAATGAGGACGATTTGTTCATCGTCTCGGGTGGCGGCGAAGTGATTCAGCCGGACGATGGGATTTGCGCAATTGGTTCAGGCGGAGCGTTTGCGCTCTCTGCCGGACGTGCGCTCGCCCGCAATACGGAATTGCCGGCCGCGGAGATCGCGCAGAAGGCGTTGCAAATCGCATCGGAGATCTGCGTCTTTACGAATGACCACATCATCGTGGAGACAGTAGGCTAA